A genome region from Pygocentrus nattereri isolate fPygNat1 chromosome 10, fPygNat1.pri, whole genome shotgun sequence includes the following:
- the ptpn21 gene encoding tyrosine-protein phosphatase non-receptor type 21 isoform X1 encodes MPLPFGLKLKRTRRYTVSSKSCLVTRIQLLNGEFVEFTLSVESTGQECLDAVAQRLELREITYFSLWYFNKQNQQRWIDLEKPLKKQLDKYGQEPTVYFGVVFYVPTVSQLQQEITRYQYYLQLKKDVLEGRIPCSIEQAVRLAGLAVQADFGDFTRYDSQEFLQKFVLFPIEWIQDERVVEEATQKVALLYQSYRGLPVPEAEMLYMQEVEKMEGYGQESFHAKDSQGADIIIGSCLDGIFVKHKTGRPPLLFRWNDINNMTHNKSFFALELANKEDTIQFQTEDMETSKYVCRMCLARHKFYKINKSSLEESDAPPSEGSQKSILTLSFPRFPMLSRPSLPSNKGQTQPAPVNPVRQRSSTRMSLPKPQAYMMPPPQLHYNGHYTEPYTSSQDNLYMNSQNGYYYHSQTSLDCSPHEYNGRIRNGSVYSAHSTSSLNNPQHYLQPSPMSSNPSITGSDVMRTDYVPSHRHSVLIPPSYRPTPDYETVMRQKNAGMMPPAERQSHSMRNLNIGNSYAYSRPDPLVYSQPEIREHGTTQYHLNYSFHSPSPYPYPTERRPVVGAVSVPELTNVQLQQAQEYPAPNIMRTQVYRPPPPYPYSHPRPANSTPDLSRHLYVSSSNPDLITRRVHHSVQTFQEDSLPVAHSLQEVSEPLITTRHTRMQKRNSIEIAGLAYGLENMRLKERAVSVSAAETSPPIATPVTSTTSGSDLNVFLERTKAEDAIIKEDVCYGHKKSLSDATMLVHSSGEEEEFEDDSGRHTPQSQDAVAGSEQHMTVLGHPLMEPPPPAYPFTTSLDPVLTGPLSFQPQPRIREQDEVGPLYPLTEASPIMPSVSEGDLSSQGRSKQKGQIIKKRPVSEVTATRRNIDGLPPPGMKKGVRSDIKKMGPLKLAALNGLTLARMPVPDEGKDDSGKASNDERCKLLEQKLEQGMVFTEYEQVPKKLPNYECSIAQLPENGERNRFQDVLPYDDTRVELVPTKENNTGYINASHIKITVGGEEWSYIASQGPLSSTCQDFWQMVWEQGVTIIAMVTAEEEGGREKSFRYWPRLGSRHNTVTYGRFKITTRFRTDSGCYATTGLKIKHLLTGQERTVWHLQYTDWPDHGCPEDFKGFLSYLEEIQSVRRHTNSTSDPKNTNPPVLVHCSAGVGRTGVVILSEIMVACLEHNEMLDVPTVLKLLRQQRMMMVQTISQYTFIYRVLIQFLRNSRLI; translated from the exons ATGCCCTTACCATTTGGATTGAAACTTAAGAGAACACGAAGATATACCGTCTCCAGCAAAAGCTGCCTGGTCACACGCATACAGCTGCTTAATGGTGAATTTGTTGAGTTTACACTTTCTGTGGAAAGCACAGGCCAGGAATGTCTGGACGCAGTTGCTCAGAGACTCGAGTTACGAGAG ATAACTTATTTCAGCCTCTGGTATTTCAACAAGCAAAACCAACAGAGATGGATCGATTTAGAAAAGCCACTAAAGAAACAGCTTGACAAATATGGACAGGAGCCCACTGTATACTTTGGAGTCGTGTTCTATGTGCCGACTGTTTCCCAGTTACAACAAGAGATAACCAG ATATCAGTATTACCTCCAGCTGAAGAAAGATGTTCTGGAGGGTAGGATTCCATGCTCGATTGAGCAGGCAGTCCGTTTGGCAGGCTTGGCGGTACAAG CTGACTTTGGAGACTTCACCCGCTATGATTCACAGGAATTTCTTCAGAAATTTGTGCTTTTTCCAATT GAGTGGATTCAAGATGAGCGAGTTGTTGAAGAAGCGACTCAAAAAGTTGCCCTACTTTATCAAAGTTACCG AGGTCTGCCAGTCCCAGAAGCAGAAATGCTGTACATGCAAGAAGTGGAGAAGATGGAGGGTTATGGTCAAGAAAGCTTTCATGCAAAG GACAGCCAGGGTGCAGATATAATCATTGGATCCTGTCTGGATGGAATATTTGTCAAGCACAAAACTGGCCGGCCACCTCTTTTGTTCcg GTGGAATGACATTAATAACATGACTCATAATAAGTCTTTCTTTGCCCTGGAGCTGGCCAACAAAGAGGACACCATTCAGTTTCAGACT GAGGACATGGAGACTTCCAAATATGTGTGCAGAATGTGCCTGGCACGGCACAAGTTTTACAAGATTAACAAGAGTAGTCT AGAGGAATCTGATGCCCCGCCTTCTGAGGGCTCCCAGAAGTCCATTCTCACTCTTTCATTTCCTCGCTTTCCAATGCTCTCTCGTCCCTCTCTGCCTTCTAACAAGGG ccaAACTCAACCTGCCCCTGTGAACCCCGTCAGACAGCGCTCCTCCACAAGAATGTCTCTG CCCAAACCTCAGGCCTACATGATGCCACCACCTCAGTTACACTACAATGGTCATTACACTGAGCCTTATACATCCTCTCAAG ACAACCTTTATATGAACAGTCAGAATGGGTACTACTACCATTCTCAGACCAGTCTAGACTGTTCCCCGCATGAGTACAATGGAAGGATCCGGAACGGCAGTGTATACAGCGCTCACAGCACCAGCTCCCTCAACAACCCACAACACTACCTGCAGCCATCACCTATGTCCTCCAACCCCAGCATCACAGGCAGTGATGTCATGCGGACCGATTACGTGCCCTCTCATCGCCACAGTGTCCTTATTCCACCATCCTACCGTCCCACACCCGACTACGAGACAGTTATGCGTCAGAAGAATGCAGGCATGATGCCTCCAGCGGAGCGGCAGAGTCACTCCATGAGGAACCTCAACATTGGCAACTCCTACGCCTACAGCCGGCCTGATCCGCTGGTCTACAGCCAGCCTGAAATCCGTGAACATGGCACGACTCAATATCATCTCAACTACAGCTTCCACAGTCCTTCCCCCTATCCCTACCCCACTGAAAGACGGCCTGTGGTGGGTGCTGTCAGTGTGCCAGAGCTGACCAATGTACAGCTGCAACAAGCCCAAGAATACCCTGCCCCCAACATCATGAGGACTCAGGTGTACCGGCCACCTCCTCCTTATCCTTACTCTCACCCCCGGCCAGCCAACAGCACCCCAGACCTCTCCCGCCACCTCTATGTAAGCAGCAGCAACCCCGATTTAATCACTCGACGAGTGCACCACTCGGTGCAGACCTTCCAAGAGGACAGCCTGCCAGTTGCTCACTCACTGCAAGAAGTGAGCGAGCCACTTATTACCACACGTCACACTCGCATGCAGAAGCGCAACTCCATTGAAATCGCTGGACTGGCATATGGCCTGGAGAACATGAGGCTGAAGGAGAGGGCAGTGTCCGTCTCCGCTGCAGAGACTTCACCCCCCATCGCTACTCCTGTCACCTCTACAACCTCAGGGTCTGATCTCAATGTCTTCCTAGAAAGGACCAAGGCAGAAGATGCAATCATAAAGGAAGACGTATGCTACGGGCACAAAAAATCTCTGTCTGATGCCACAATGCTGGTCCACAGCagtggagaagaagaggagTTTGAGGATGATAGTGGCCGGCACACCCCACAGTCTCAGGATGCAGTTGCTGGTTCAGAGCAACACATGACCGTTCTAGGGCATCCTCTGATGGAGCCACCTCCTCCTGCATATCCCTTCACCACAAGCTTAGATCCAGTCCTCACTGGCCCTCTGAGCTTTCAACCCCAACCTCGGATCCGGGAGCAGGACGAGGTGGGGCCTCTGTACCCACTTACTGAGGCCAGCCCAATCATGCCCTCAGTTTCAGAGGGTGACCTGAGCAGTCAAGGACGATCAAAGCAAAAGGGTCAGATCATCAAAAAGAGACCAGTGTCTGAGGTGACTGCCACGAGACGGAACATTGATGGCCTCCCACCACCT GGCATGAAGAAAGGAGTCCGATCAGATATAAAGAAGATGGGACCGCTGAAGCTGGCGGCTCTCAATGGACTAACACTTGCTCGAATGCCCGTGCCAGATGAGGGCAAGGATGATTCAGGGAAGGCTTCCAATGATGAAAGG TGTAAGCTGCTGGAGCAGAAGTTGGAGCAAGGCATGGTGTTCACAGAGTATGAACAAGTGCCAAAGAAACTGCCCAACTATGAGTGCAGCATTGCACAGCTGCCTGAAAACGGAGAACGGAATCGCTTCCAGGATGTGCTGCCCTATGATGACACCCGCGTGGAGCTTGTGCCCACTAAAGAAAATAACACAGGCTATATCAACGCCTCACATATCAAA ATTACGGTAGGGGGAGAGGAATGGAGCTACATTGCATCCCAGGGTCCCCTTTCCAGCACATGCCAGGACTTCTGGCAGATGGTTTGGGAGCAAGGAGTTACCATTATTGCTATGGTTACTGCTGAAGAG GAGGGCGGGCGAGAAAAGAGCTTCCGCTACTGGCCGCGTTTAGGCTCCCGTCACAACACGGTCACGTATGGCCGTTTTAAAATCACCACACGCTTCCGCACAGACTCGGGCTGCTACGCCACCACAGGCCTGAAGATTAAACATCTTTTGACAGGTCAGGAGCGTACTGTCTGGCACTTGCAGTACACAGACTGGCCTGACCATGGCTGTCCCGAGGACTTCAAAGGATTTCTTT CATACTTGGAAGAGATTCAGTCTGTGAGGCGGCACACCAACAGTACCAGCGATCCAAAGAACACAAACCCACCCGTACTGGTGCATTGCAGTGCAGGGGTGGGGCGCACTGGTGTGGTCATTCTGAGTGAGATCATGGTAGCCTGTCTGGAACATAATGag ATGCTGGACGTCCCTACTGTTCTGAAGTTGCTGCGACAGCAGCGTATGATGATGGTGCAGACTATTTCCCAATATACCTTCATCTACAGAGTCCTTATACAGTTTCTTAGAAACTCCAGACTTATATAA
- the ptpn21 gene encoding tyrosine-protein phosphatase non-receptor type 21 isoform X2 encodes MPLPFGLKLKRTRRYTVSSKSCLVTRIQLLNGEFVEFTLSVESTGQECLDAVAQRLELREITYFSLWYFNKQNQQRWIDLEKPLKKQLDKYGQEPTVYFGVVFYVPTVSQLQQEITRYQYYLQLKKDVLEGRIPCSIEQAVRLAGLAVQADFGDFTRYDSQEFLQKFVLFPIEWIQDERVVEEATQKVALLYQSYRGLPVPEAEMLYMQEVEKMEGYGQESFHAKDSQGADIIIGSCLDGIFVKHKTGRPPLLFRWNDINNMTHNKSFFALELANKEDTIQFQTEDMETSKYVCRMCLARHKFYKINKSSLQTQPAPVNPVRQRSSTRMSLPKPQAYMMPPPQLHYNGHYTEPYTSSQDNLYMNSQNGYYYHSQTSLDCSPHEYNGRIRNGSVYSAHSTSSLNNPQHYLQPSPMSSNPSITGSDVMRTDYVPSHRHSVLIPPSYRPTPDYETVMRQKNAGMMPPAERQSHSMRNLNIGNSYAYSRPDPLVYSQPEIREHGTTQYHLNYSFHSPSPYPYPTERRPVVGAVSVPELTNVQLQQAQEYPAPNIMRTQVYRPPPPYPYSHPRPANSTPDLSRHLYVSSSNPDLITRRVHHSVQTFQEDSLPVAHSLQEVSEPLITTRHTRMQKRNSIEIAGLAYGLENMRLKERAVSVSAAETSPPIATPVTSTTSGSDLNVFLERTKAEDAIIKEDVCYGHKKSLSDATMLVHSSGEEEEFEDDSGRHTPQSQDAVAGSEQHMTVLGHPLMEPPPPAYPFTTSLDPVLTGPLSFQPQPRIREQDEVGPLYPLTEASPIMPSVSEGDLSSQGRSKQKGQIIKKRPVSEVTATRRNIDGLPPPGMKKGVRSDIKKMGPLKLAALNGLTLARMPVPDEGKDDSGKASNDERCKLLEQKLEQGMVFTEYEQVPKKLPNYECSIAQLPENGERNRFQDVLPYDDTRVELVPTKENNTGYINASHIKITVGGEEWSYIASQGPLSSTCQDFWQMVWEQGVTIIAMVTAEEEGGREKSFRYWPRLGSRHNTVTYGRFKITTRFRTDSGCYATTGLKIKHLLTGQERTVWHLQYTDWPDHGCPEDFKGFLSYLEEIQSVRRHTNSTSDPKNTNPPVLVHCSAGVGRTGVVILSEIMVACLEHNEMLDVPTVLKLLRQQRMMMVQTISQYTFIYRVLIQFLRNSRLI; translated from the exons ATGCCCTTACCATTTGGATTGAAACTTAAGAGAACACGAAGATATACCGTCTCCAGCAAAAGCTGCCTGGTCACACGCATACAGCTGCTTAATGGTGAATTTGTTGAGTTTACACTTTCTGTGGAAAGCACAGGCCAGGAATGTCTGGACGCAGTTGCTCAGAGACTCGAGTTACGAGAG ATAACTTATTTCAGCCTCTGGTATTTCAACAAGCAAAACCAACAGAGATGGATCGATTTAGAAAAGCCACTAAAGAAACAGCTTGACAAATATGGACAGGAGCCCACTGTATACTTTGGAGTCGTGTTCTATGTGCCGACTGTTTCCCAGTTACAACAAGAGATAACCAG ATATCAGTATTACCTCCAGCTGAAGAAAGATGTTCTGGAGGGTAGGATTCCATGCTCGATTGAGCAGGCAGTCCGTTTGGCAGGCTTGGCGGTACAAG CTGACTTTGGAGACTTCACCCGCTATGATTCACAGGAATTTCTTCAGAAATTTGTGCTTTTTCCAATT GAGTGGATTCAAGATGAGCGAGTTGTTGAAGAAGCGACTCAAAAAGTTGCCCTACTTTATCAAAGTTACCG AGGTCTGCCAGTCCCAGAAGCAGAAATGCTGTACATGCAAGAAGTGGAGAAGATGGAGGGTTATGGTCAAGAAAGCTTTCATGCAAAG GACAGCCAGGGTGCAGATATAATCATTGGATCCTGTCTGGATGGAATATTTGTCAAGCACAAAACTGGCCGGCCACCTCTTTTGTTCcg GTGGAATGACATTAATAACATGACTCATAATAAGTCTTTCTTTGCCCTGGAGCTGGCCAACAAAGAGGACACCATTCAGTTTCAGACT GAGGACATGGAGACTTCCAAATATGTGTGCAGAATGTGCCTGGCACGGCACAAGTTTTACAAGATTAACAAGAGTAGTCT ccaAACTCAACCTGCCCCTGTGAACCCCGTCAGACAGCGCTCCTCCACAAGAATGTCTCTG CCCAAACCTCAGGCCTACATGATGCCACCACCTCAGTTACACTACAATGGTCATTACACTGAGCCTTATACATCCTCTCAAG ACAACCTTTATATGAACAGTCAGAATGGGTACTACTACCATTCTCAGACCAGTCTAGACTGTTCCCCGCATGAGTACAATGGAAGGATCCGGAACGGCAGTGTATACAGCGCTCACAGCACCAGCTCCCTCAACAACCCACAACACTACCTGCAGCCATCACCTATGTCCTCCAACCCCAGCATCACAGGCAGTGATGTCATGCGGACCGATTACGTGCCCTCTCATCGCCACAGTGTCCTTATTCCACCATCCTACCGTCCCACACCCGACTACGAGACAGTTATGCGTCAGAAGAATGCAGGCATGATGCCTCCAGCGGAGCGGCAGAGTCACTCCATGAGGAACCTCAACATTGGCAACTCCTACGCCTACAGCCGGCCTGATCCGCTGGTCTACAGCCAGCCTGAAATCCGTGAACATGGCACGACTCAATATCATCTCAACTACAGCTTCCACAGTCCTTCCCCCTATCCCTACCCCACTGAAAGACGGCCTGTGGTGGGTGCTGTCAGTGTGCCAGAGCTGACCAATGTACAGCTGCAACAAGCCCAAGAATACCCTGCCCCCAACATCATGAGGACTCAGGTGTACCGGCCACCTCCTCCTTATCCTTACTCTCACCCCCGGCCAGCCAACAGCACCCCAGACCTCTCCCGCCACCTCTATGTAAGCAGCAGCAACCCCGATTTAATCACTCGACGAGTGCACCACTCGGTGCAGACCTTCCAAGAGGACAGCCTGCCAGTTGCTCACTCACTGCAAGAAGTGAGCGAGCCACTTATTACCACACGTCACACTCGCATGCAGAAGCGCAACTCCATTGAAATCGCTGGACTGGCATATGGCCTGGAGAACATGAGGCTGAAGGAGAGGGCAGTGTCCGTCTCCGCTGCAGAGACTTCACCCCCCATCGCTACTCCTGTCACCTCTACAACCTCAGGGTCTGATCTCAATGTCTTCCTAGAAAGGACCAAGGCAGAAGATGCAATCATAAAGGAAGACGTATGCTACGGGCACAAAAAATCTCTGTCTGATGCCACAATGCTGGTCCACAGCagtggagaagaagaggagTTTGAGGATGATAGTGGCCGGCACACCCCACAGTCTCAGGATGCAGTTGCTGGTTCAGAGCAACACATGACCGTTCTAGGGCATCCTCTGATGGAGCCACCTCCTCCTGCATATCCCTTCACCACAAGCTTAGATCCAGTCCTCACTGGCCCTCTGAGCTTTCAACCCCAACCTCGGATCCGGGAGCAGGACGAGGTGGGGCCTCTGTACCCACTTACTGAGGCCAGCCCAATCATGCCCTCAGTTTCAGAGGGTGACCTGAGCAGTCAAGGACGATCAAAGCAAAAGGGTCAGATCATCAAAAAGAGACCAGTGTCTGAGGTGACTGCCACGAGACGGAACATTGATGGCCTCCCACCACCT GGCATGAAGAAAGGAGTCCGATCAGATATAAAGAAGATGGGACCGCTGAAGCTGGCGGCTCTCAATGGACTAACACTTGCTCGAATGCCCGTGCCAGATGAGGGCAAGGATGATTCAGGGAAGGCTTCCAATGATGAAAGG TGTAAGCTGCTGGAGCAGAAGTTGGAGCAAGGCATGGTGTTCACAGAGTATGAACAAGTGCCAAAGAAACTGCCCAACTATGAGTGCAGCATTGCACAGCTGCCTGAAAACGGAGAACGGAATCGCTTCCAGGATGTGCTGCCCTATGATGACACCCGCGTGGAGCTTGTGCCCACTAAAGAAAATAACACAGGCTATATCAACGCCTCACATATCAAA ATTACGGTAGGGGGAGAGGAATGGAGCTACATTGCATCCCAGGGTCCCCTTTCCAGCACATGCCAGGACTTCTGGCAGATGGTTTGGGAGCAAGGAGTTACCATTATTGCTATGGTTACTGCTGAAGAG GAGGGCGGGCGAGAAAAGAGCTTCCGCTACTGGCCGCGTTTAGGCTCCCGTCACAACACGGTCACGTATGGCCGTTTTAAAATCACCACACGCTTCCGCACAGACTCGGGCTGCTACGCCACCACAGGCCTGAAGATTAAACATCTTTTGACAGGTCAGGAGCGTACTGTCTGGCACTTGCAGTACACAGACTGGCCTGACCATGGCTGTCCCGAGGACTTCAAAGGATTTCTTT CATACTTGGAAGAGATTCAGTCTGTGAGGCGGCACACCAACAGTACCAGCGATCCAAAGAACACAAACCCACCCGTACTGGTGCATTGCAGTGCAGGGGTGGGGCGCACTGGTGTGGTCATTCTGAGTGAGATCATGGTAGCCTGTCTGGAACATAATGag ATGCTGGACGTCCCTACTGTTCTGAAGTTGCTGCGACAGCAGCGTATGATGATGGTGCAGACTATTTCCCAATATACCTTCATCTACAGAGTCCTTATACAGTTTCTTAGAAACTCCAGACTTATATAA
- the LOC108423545 gene encoding akirin-2, with product MACGATLKRTMDFDPLLSPSSSKRRRCAPVSSSSSSPRKYLRHEPSPFGEVSATLTTEQILHNIKQEYKRMQKRRHLDGSFPQSEACCSLESQSHSSILSGSSFPDTSSGAVSPTRREQPLFTLKQVGMICERLLKEREEKVREEYEEIMTSKLAEQYDTFVKFTHDQLMRRFEEQPASYVS from the exons ATGGCTTGTGGGGCTACGTTGAAAAGGACGATGGATTTCGATCCGTTGCTGAGTCCCAGCTCGTCGAAAAGAAGAAGATGCGCCCCGgtgtcctcttcctcttcatccCCCCGAAAATACCTCCGCCATGAGCCGTCCCCTTTCGGAGAGGTGTCGGCCACACTCACCACAG AGCAAATCCTTCATAACATAAAGCAGGAGTACAAGCGCATGCAGAAACGGAGGCACTTGGATGGAAGCTTTCCACAGAGCGAGGCTTGCTGCTCTCTCGAGTCTCAGTCTCACTCGTCTATTTTGAGTGGATCCAGCTTTCCAG ATACCTCCTCTGGAGCTGTTTCACCAACAAGGAGAGAACAGCCTCTGTTTACTTTGAAGCAGGTCGGAATGATTTGCGAGCGTCTCTTGAAAGAACGTGAAGAGAAAGTCAGAGAAGAATATGAGGAGATCATGACTTCAAAGTTGGCAG AACAATATGACACCTTTGTGAAGTTTACGCATGATCAGTTAATGCGGCGGTTTGAGGAACAGCCTGCTAGTT ATGTGTCTTGA
- the orc3 gene encoding origin recognition complex subunit 3 — protein MNTSSVSKGCFVFKPSSKKRKRTVGIDEYFVDGNDDCGNGRERFNICQKLWEKIKMDTEILQDELNEKILESLLDFIKKCTLSFQSRTDDWASRMRASEIPTAALVLGVNVPDHDMTFQSLSDLLKNSVTPFSVSVQAKECTALKNLMQRVLERLMGVGVSVEEDEEDSGIHLPQKRVSCSISVLCQWYKTVTKKHAMKSPDKTCSENGFLQSPPIVVIFKDFEAFNPRVLQDFILICNRYIHELPLIFVFGIATSPSTVQHILPHSVSSLLCIELFQSLSCTQHLATVIDKLILTSQFPFKLTGKVLQVLVSIFLYHDFSVRNFVKGLQLALLEHFHSQPLSVLCCKKQEARHNAQKLSHKDVEMVRQLPSFMRYVETQEPQEQVQLLTSDDHVKEVCQMLLKGLRKYHKNYYPILRCLHSLTASLPKYPLGKQIRELHISCLEKNVWETNEYESAMQLLRLLAKDELVAALRKCADILKPGKTKKMKSALQQLEDYIIRFEQLDGMSIETLSGEEITSPGKDLQKKTDLFQLQKTLLEMKGSRRTKKMSPFEILRNETLDFIDGLVRSHLTPPELQPLNEVCYYSSSGVLRRHLNATPRTSIQTALSHPFYFLQNENLKTDAGTVSSAAPDICIVYKLHLECGRLINLYDWLEAYATVVSAAEGKDPDAEDYGKVDELKHARFIQSVSELEFLGFVKSTKQKTDHVARLTWGGC, from the exons ATGAATATTTTGTGGATGGAAATGACGATTGCGGGAATGGCAGAGAACGTTTTAACATTTGTCAAAAACTTTGGGAGAAGATTAAAATGGACACAGAG ATCTTGCAAGATGaactaaatgagaaaatactgGAAAGCCTTTTAGATTTCATCAAAAAGTGTACCTTGAGCTTCCAGTCAAGAACAGATGATTGGGCATCTCGCATGAGGGCCAGTGAAATTCCTACAGCTGCCTTGGTGCTTG GGGTGAATGTTCCAGACCATGACATGACATTTCAGAGCCTGTCTGACCTCCTGAAGAATTCGGTCAcccctttttctgtctctgtgcaAGCCAAAGAGTGTACAG CTCTGAAGAACTTGATGCAGAGAGTTTTGGAAAGACTGATGGGTGTAGGAGTGTCTGTggaggaagatgaggaggacTCTGGCATCCATTTACCACAGAAGAGGGTGTCTTGCTCAATCAGTGTGCTGTGTCAGTGGTACAAAACTGTTACCAAG AAACATGCCATGAAGTCTCCAGACAAGACATGTTCAGAGAATGGCTTCTTACAGAGTCCACCAATTGTGGTGATCTTCAAAGATTTTGAAGCTTTCAACCCACGAGTTTTACAGGATTTCATCCTTATCTGCAA TCGGTACATCCATGAGCTTCCACTGATCTTTGTCTTTGGCATCGCCACATCGCCCAGCACCGTTCAGCACATTTTGCCACACTCTGTGTCCTCTCTGCTGTGCATTGAACTTTTTCAGTCACTATCCTGTACACAGCATCTTGCTACCGTCATTGACAAG ctgaTTCTGACCTCACAGTTTCCCTTCAAGCTCACTGGTAAGGTTCTACAGGTGCTGGTGAGCATCTTCCTGTACCACGACTTCTCTGTACGCAACTTTGTCAAAGGCCTGCAG TTAGCCCTCTTGGAGCACTTCCATTCCCAGCCTCTAAGTGTGCTATGCTGTAAGAAACAGGAGGCCCGGCACAATGCTCAGAAGTTAAGCCATAAGGATGTGGAGATGGTCCGTCAGCTGCCCTCCTTCATGAG atATGTAGAGACTCAGGAACCCCAGGAACAGGTGCAGCTTCTTACCAGTGATGATCATGTTAAG GAGGTTTGTCAGATGTTACTGAAAGGCCTTCGAAAATACCATAAGAACTACTACCCCATTCTCCGCTGTCTGCATTCTCTGACCGCATCTCTGCCAAAGTATCCTCTGGGGAAACAA ATCCGGGAGCTCCATATATCCTGCCTGGAAAAGAATGTATGGGAGACAAATGAGTATGAATCTGCTATGCAGCTTTTGAG GTTGCTGGCAAAAGATGAGCTTGTTGCAGCATTGAGAAAGTGTGCGGACATTCTCAAGCCAGGCAAGaccaagaaaatgaaaagtgcatTACAGCAGCTGGAAGACTATATTATCAGATTTGAGCAGCTTGACG GCATGTCTATAGAGACTCTTTCTGGGGAAGAGATCACTTCGCCCGGGAAGGATCTCCAAAAGAAAACTGATCTCTTCCAACTTCAAAAA aCCCTCTTGGAGATGAAAGGGTccagaagaacaaaaaaaatgagtCCATTTGAAATTCTGAGAAATGAGACTCTAGATTTTATCGATGGCCTTGTGAG GAGTCACCTGACCCCTCCAGAGTTGCAACCACTGAATGAGGTGTGCTACTACAGCTCCTCTGGGGTCCTGCGGCGACACCTCAACGCTACTCCCCGAACCTCCATCCAAACAGCACTTAGTCACCCCTTCTACTTCTTGCAG aatgaaaacctgaaaacaGATGCTGGCACAGTCTCCAGTGCTGCTCCAGATATCTGCATTGTCTACAAGCTCCATCTGGAGTGTGGGAGGCTCATCAACCTATATGACTGGCTTGAG GCGTATGCAACAGTGGTCTCAGCTGCTGAAGGCAAGGATCCTGACGCAGAAGACTACGGCAAAGTAGATGAACTCAAGCA TGCTCGTTTCATTCAATCTGTGTCTGAGCTGGAGTTCCTAGGATTTGTGAAATCAACAAAGCAGAAAACTGACCATGTGGCAAGACTGACTTGGGGAGGCTGTTAA